In the Hordeum vulgare subsp. vulgare chromosome 7H, MorexV3_pseudomolecules_assembly, whole genome shotgun sequence genome, one interval contains:
- the LOC123407728 gene encoding DNA polymerase zeta processivity subunit isoform X3: protein MDRKNQTPQGQIAQVIVEFLEVAVSCIVFLKGAFERRRYMNIVVQKAVHPQLADYIHSVTTGLLPFIQKGLVERVVVIFHDKDNVPLEKFVFKLAVNQSYGSELEESSLEFALRAFLIKLSVAEPLTKPLPSDSSWEITAYFRSLPAGGAKDKEEDEARMWIHTDIKAWMQTPQITPIKSMGCDPLKMQLYLEQPGP, encoded by the exons ATGGATCGGAAGAATCAAACACCACAGG GTCAAATTGCACAAGTGATTGTTGAATTTCTGGAGGTAGCTGTCAGCTGCATTGTCTTCCTCAAAG gtgcatTTGAGAGGAGAAGGTACATGAATATAGTTGTCCAGAAAGCCGTGCACCCCCAGCTTGCTGACTATATCCACTCTGTGACTACTGGCCTTCTACCTTTCATACAAAAG GGACTGGTTGAGAGGGTCGTGGTCATCTTCCATGACAAAGATAACGTGCCACTGGAGAAGTTTGTGTTCAAGCTTGCAGTCAACCAATCCTATGGCTCCGAGTTAGAGGAGTCCAGCCTGGAATTTGCTCTGCGGGCGTTCTTGATCAAACTGTCCGTCGCTGAACCTCTCACAAAGCCCCTTCCATCAG ATAGCAGCTGGGAGATCACCGCCTACTTCCGATCTCTCCCCGCAGGCGGtgcgaaggacaaggaggaggacgaggctcgGATGTGGATCCATACGGACATCAAGGCATGGATGCAGACGCCGCAGATAACCCCCATCAAGTCAATGGGATGTGATCCTTTGAAGATGCAGCTCTACCTAGAACAACCCGGCCCATGA
- the LOC123407728 gene encoding DNA polymerase zeta processivity subunit isoform X2, which translates to MDRKNQTPQGQIAQVIVEFLEVAVSCIVFLKGFYPARAFERRRYMNIVVQKAVHPQLADYIHSVTTGLLPFIQKGLVERVVVIFHDKDNVPLEKFVFKLAVNQSYGSELEESSLEFALRAFLIKLSVAEPLTKPLPSDSSWEITAYFRSLPAGGAKDKEEDEARMWIHTDIKAWMQTPQITPIKSMGCDPLKMQLYLEQPGP; encoded by the exons ATGGATCGGAAGAATCAAACACCACAGG GTCAAATTGCACAAGTGATTGTTGAATTTCTGGAGGTAGCTGTCAGCTGCATTGTCTTCCTCAAAGGTTTTTATCCCGCTC gtgcatTTGAGAGGAGAAGGTACATGAATATAGTTGTCCAGAAAGCCGTGCACCCCCAGCTTGCTGACTATATCCACTCTGTGACTACTGGCCTTCTACCTTTCATACAAAAG GGACTGGTTGAGAGGGTCGTGGTCATCTTCCATGACAAAGATAACGTGCCACTGGAGAAGTTTGTGTTCAAGCTTGCAGTCAACCAATCCTATGGCTCCGAGTTAGAGGAGTCCAGCCTGGAATTTGCTCTGCGGGCGTTCTTGATCAAACTGTCCGTCGCTGAACCTCTCACAAAGCCCCTTCCATCAG ATAGCAGCTGGGAGATCACCGCCTACTTCCGATCTCTCCCCGCAGGCGGtgcgaaggacaaggaggaggacgaggctcgGATGTGGATCCATACGGACATCAAGGCATGGATGCAGACGCCGCAGATAACCCCCATCAAGTCAATGGGATGTGATCCTTTGAAGATGCAGCTCTACCTAGAACAACCCGGCCCATGA
- the LOC123407728 gene encoding pentatricopeptide repeat-containing protein At2g29760, chloroplastic isoform X1 codes for MCLSPRMLDVKTRSFSIIRKAFPGSKYVLPVPISRLTHRHLPLLLSYATVSGLLLRVPLLHSVLRSLSSGPVPSLSLSFLSLLRRSGYMPIDNFSLSAALSTAARMPSVVVGAQLHALSVKLGLSSDTFVLNTLINMYSSCSYPSTARSVLDSAPKGASDTVSWNTIIAGYIHAGLPNKALQAFSQMAKGQVMLDDVTLLNALVACARTCMMKVGKLCHALLVTNGFEINCYMGSSLISMYAKCGQVEDARRIFDGMPDRNAVCWTSMISGYTQLGQSKEAVKLFRDMQIAGVKVDDATISTVISSCGQMGALDLGRYVHAYCDIHGLGKDISVKNSLIDMYSKCGNIKKAYDIFCGMVKRDNFSWTVIIMGFAANGLSGEALDLFAQMEEEGGVMPNEITFLGVLTSCSHGGLVEQGYRHFHRMSSIYGIAPRIEHYGCMVDLLGRAKLLAEAEQFIKEMPIAPDAVMWRSLLFACRTCGEVGLAEYVAERIQVLEPNKCGGDVLLSTVYATTSRWVDANKVRTGIYSGRKTKLPGCSFIEVDGCVHEFFAGDESHFETEAIYSTLLGINELLVAESFLM; via the coding sequence atgtgcttgtcACCGCGAATGCTCGATGTGAAGACACGGTCCTTCTCCATTATAAGAAAGGCTTTCCCTGGAAGTAAATATGTCCTCCCCGTCCCAATCTCCCGCCTAACCCACCGTCATCTCCCCCTTCTCCTATCCTATGCAACTGTCTCAGGTCTTTTGCTCAGGGTACCCTTGCTTCACTCTGTCCTTCGCTCACTCTCCTCGGGGCCtgtcccatctctctccctctcattcCTCTCCCTACTCCGCCGGTCTGGCTACATGCCCATCGATAACTTCTCCCTTAGCGCCGCTCTTTCTACCGCCGCCCGCATGCCATCCGTTGTTGTTGGTGCCCAGCTCCATGCCCTTTCTGTGAAACTCGGCTTAAGTTCTGATACGTTTGTCCTTAATACTCTTATCAATATGTACTCGTCTTGTAGTTATCCATCTACTGCAAGATCTGTTCTTGATTCTGCTCCCAAAGGAGCCTCTGATACTGTTTCTTGGAATACAATCATTGCTGGATACATACATGCTGGGCTGCCTAATAAGGCATTGCAAGCTTTTAGCCAAATGGCCAAGGGGCAAGTTATGCTGGATGATGTCACCTTGCTGAATGCTCTAGTTGCTTGTGCAAGGACATGCATGATGAAGGTCGGAAAGCTCTGTCATGCACTACTCGTGACGAATGGTTTTGAGATTAACTGTTATATGGGTTCCTCTTTGATTAGTATGTATGCAAAGTGTGGGCAGGTTGAAGATGCTCGCAGGATTTTTGATGGAATGCCTGATAGGAATGCAGTTTGCTGGACCTCAATGATTTCTGGATATACACAGTTAGGTCAGTCTAAAGAGGCTGTTAAGCTATTCAGAGACATGCAAATTGCTGGAGTGAAAGTTGATGATGCAACAATTTCTACTGTTATATCTTCATGCGGCCAGATGGGAGCACTGGACTTGGGACGGTATGTCCATGCTTACTGTGACATTCATGGTTTAGGGAAGGATATTTCTGTGAAAAATTCATTGATTGACATGTACTCAAAGTGTGGGAATATAAAAAAGGCCTATGATATATTTTGTGGAATGGTCAAGCGGGATAATTTTTCCTGGACAGTGATAATAATGGGCTTTGCTGCGAATGGCCTCTCTGGTGAGGCACTAGATTTGTTTGCGCAGATGGAAGAAGAGGGTGGAGTCATGCCGAATGAGATAACTTTCTTGGGTGTCCTAACTTCTTGCAGCCATGGAGGATTAGTTGAACAAGGATACCGTCACTTCCATCGCATGTCCAGTATTTACGGTATTGCCCCAAGGATCGAACACTACGGGTGCATGGTTGATCTCCTGGGGCGTGCTAAGTTATTGGCAGAGGCAGAGCAGTTCATTAAAGAGATGCCTATCGCTCCTGATGCGGTAATGTGGCGGTCGTTGTTGTTTGCCTGCAGAACCTGTGGAGAGGTGGGACTTGCAGAGTATGTAGCAGAAAGGATCCAAGTATTGGAGCCAAACAAGTGTGGAGGGGACGTTTTACTTTCTACTGTCTATGCGACCACATCAAGGTGGGTTGATGCAAATAAAGTGAGGACAGGAATATACAGTGGCAGAAAGACCAAGCTGCCTGGTTGCTCTTTCATTGAAGTGGATGGATGCGTGCATGAGTTCTTTGCAGGGGACGAGTCACATTTTGAAACTGAAGCTATATACAGCACTCTTTTAGGGATTAATGAACTGTTAGTAGCAGAGTCCTTCCTGATGTGA